In candidate division WOR-3 bacterium, the following proteins share a genomic window:
- a CDS encoding PEP/pyruvate-binding domain-containing protein — MSPKKPEWRIIIDLLEEANPALYKRLGRRMMNYLFKKNITKIENIVLNIDKSVTMFDFEESLDDNQPHPRINTQTLEKLIGEVFNIAEDELGEQEITEVIRMWIKNENVHFLMKSAEKRDVAFDEIHKALYTFSNQPHLKDALTQEDRLGVRVALIRRFLSNNLSYINTLKDHITLDDFIDILNKTIGPSKGNGKLGGKAAGMIRAKQILKSKSAELPVLSEIKTPKTWFVTSDGIFEFLHSNALEEFQRIKYHAPVEIRREYPYIEQIFKNSIMPLEFISMLSVALDDFGDSPIIVRSSSLLEDSPEAAFAGKYKSLFVSNQGTKKERLEALIDAIEEVYASVFSPDVLEYRRENGLLDFNEEMALMIQEVVGTKVGKYYLPAFAGVAFTDNEFRWSPRIKKEDGIIRLVAGLGTRAVDRIGDDYPLLLCPGQPGLKVNSTPEETLHYSQKCVDVINLQTRKFESLPLKKMIEEIGYSLPGLTDIISLFSENQLHQAVGTMIDFSKGEPVITFSNLIKKGKFINYIKTMLDVLKKSLGYPVDIEFAYNAVNENFYLLQCRPQSHSRETISVSMPRDIQAEKILFTAKRYVTNGLVKDIRYIVLVDPSAYDSLEELNDLITVGKIISDLNSDLPKKSFILAGPGRWGSRGDIKLGVRVTYSDINNTAMLIEIAKQKKGYMPELSFGTHFFQDLVESQIKYLPLYPDDEDSVFNNEFFSHSKNTLSSLAKIPKDKKKLFESVVKVIDLEAESPGMKAEIVMDGDSSYAIAFLKNDDK; from the coding sequence ATGTCACCAAAAAAACCGGAATGGCGAATAATTATTGATCTTCTCGAAGAAGCGAATCCCGCGCTCTACAAAAGACTCGGAAGAAGAATGATGAATTACCTTTTCAAAAAAAACATAACAAAGATAGAAAACATAGTTCTCAACATAGACAAATCCGTGACCATGTTCGATTTTGAGGAAAGCCTTGACGATAATCAGCCCCACCCGAGGATAAACACTCAGACTCTCGAAAAACTCATAGGCGAGGTGTTCAACATAGCAGAAGACGAGTTGGGCGAGCAGGAAATCACCGAAGTCATTAGGATGTGGATAAAGAACGAAAACGTCCATTTTCTCATGAAGTCAGCAGAAAAAAGAGACGTCGCCTTTGACGAGATTCACAAAGCGCTTTACACGTTTTCCAACCAGCCCCACTTAAAAGACGCACTGACGCAGGAAGACAGGCTTGGAGTCAGAGTCGCCCTGATAAGAAGATTTTTGAGCAACAACCTTTCATACATAAACACTCTAAAAGACCACATAACACTTGACGATTTCATAGACATCCTGAACAAGACCATAGGCCCATCAAAAGGAAACGGAAAACTCGGCGGTAAAGCCGCTGGAATGATACGGGCGAAACAGATACTAAAAAGCAAATCTGCTGAGTTACCTGTACTTTCAGAAATAAAAACGCCAAAAACATGGTTTGTCACTTCCGACGGAATTTTCGAATTTCTGCATTCCAACGCTCTGGAAGAATTTCAAAGGATCAAGTACCACGCACCCGTCGAAATAAGAAGAGAATACCCCTATATAGAACAAATCTTCAAAAACTCGATAATGCCTCTTGAGTTCATATCCATGCTTAGCGTCGCTCTCGATGACTTCGGCGATTCTCCGATAATAGTCCGATCATCAAGTTTGCTCGAAGACAGCCCTGAAGCCGCATTCGCGGGTAAATATAAAAGCCTTTTCGTTTCAAACCAGGGTACAAAAAAAGAACGGCTTGAAGCTCTGATAGACGCCATAGAAGAAGTTTACGCAAGCGTATTCAGCCCGGACGTTCTTGAATACAGGAGAGAAAACGGACTCCTGGATTTCAACGAAGAAATGGCTCTTATGATTCAGGAAGTTGTAGGGACAAAAGTTGGCAAATACTACCTTCCAGCTTTCGCCGGAGTCGCCTTCACCGACAACGAATTCAGATGGTCGCCGAGGATAAAAAAAGAAGACGGCATAATAAGGCTTGTCGCTGGTCTCGGTACAAGGGCTGTCGACAGGATAGGTGATGATTATCCGCTGCTTCTCTGCCCCGGCCAGCCAGGGCTAAAAGTGAATTCCACTCCCGAAGAGACGCTTCATTACTCGCAAAAGTGCGTGGACGTCATAAACCTCCAGACCAGAAAATTCGAATCCCTTCCTCTTAAGAAAATGATAGAGGAGATCGGTTATTCTCTTCCCGGACTCACCGACATTATTTCATTGTTTTCCGAAAACCAGCTCCACCAGGCGGTAGGGACGATGATAGACTTTTCGAAAGGTGAACCTGTCATAACATTCTCCAACCTCATCAAGAAGGGTAAATTCATCAACTACATAAAGACCATGCTCGACGTCTTGAAAAAATCGCTGGGGTACCCCGTTGACATTGAATTCGCCTACAACGCGGTAAACGAGAATTTTTACCTGCTCCAGTGCAGACCACAAAGTCATTCAAGAGAGACAATATCTGTTTCGATGCCCCGCGATATACAGGCGGAAAAGATACTTTTCACGGCGAAAAGATACGTCACAAACGGCCTGGTCAAAGACATCCGGTACATAGTTTTGGTTGATCCGTCGGCGTACGATTCTCTCGAAGAACTCAACGACCTGATCACAGTCGGAAAAATAATATCGGATCTCAACTCTGACCTTCCGAAAAAAAGTTTCATACTTGCAGGACCCGGAAGATGGGGGAGCAGAGGGGACATAAAACTCGGAGTCAGAGTGACATACAGCGACATAAACAACACGGCTATGCTCATTGAGATAGCCAAACAGAAAAAAGGCTACATGCCGGAACTCTCTTTCGGCACCCATTTTTTCCAAGACCTCGTAGAATCGCAGATTAAGTACCTCCCCCTTTACCCGGACGATGAAGACAGCGTCTTCAACAATGAATTTTTCTCACACTCAAAAAACACCCTTTCTTCTCTCGCCAAAATCCCTAAGGATAAAAAGAAACTTTTTGAAAGTGTGGTGAAAGTCATAGACCTTGAAGCCGAATCCCCGGGGATGAAGGCTGAAATAGTCATGGACGGAGACTCTTCATACGCAATCGCGTTTTTAAAAAACGACGATAAATAA